The nucleotide sequence GTTCAGAGCTTTGCCGTCAAATAGCTAAGTATAACCCAAGACAGCTTATTATATTGGATATATATGAAAACAATGCTTATGAAATACAGCAAGAATTGAAGATGCAGTATGGTGATAAGCTCAATTTGGTTGTAGAAATAGCATCTGTAAGAGATTATGACAAACTAGAAATATTATTCCAAAAATACAGACCTAATCTTGTATATCATGCTGCGGCGCATAAGCATGTTCCGCTTATGGAACACAACCCAGATGAAGCTATCAAGAATAATGTATTTGGGACATACAATGTAGTTAAGCTCTCAGACAAGTATGGTGTAGAAAGATTTGTTTTGATTTCGTCAGACAAGGCTGTGCATCCTGCCAATGTAATGGGTGCTACTAAGCGTGTATGCGAAATGATTGTTCAGTCCATGAAAGACAACTCCAAGACCAAGTTTATGGCAGTAAGATTTGGAAATGTTCTTGGTTCTAATGGTTCTGTTATTCCGCTGTTTAAAAAGCAAATTGAAAATGGCGGACCTGTACTTGTGACAGATAAAAACATTATCAGATACTTTATGACTATTCCTGAAGCTGTAAGCCTTGTAATGATGAGCGGAGCAAAAGGCGAAAATGGTTCGGTTTATGTGCTGGATATGGGCGCTCCTGTTAAGATTGATGACCTTGCAAGAAAGATGATAACTTTGGCAGGCTTTGTTCCTGACAAAGATATTAAGATAGAATATACCGGATTAAGACCAGGCGAAAAGATGTATGAAGAGCTGATACTTCATAAGGACCATTGCCGCAAGTTAGATCATAAAATATATGTTGAAGATCTGGCTAACATTTCTCAGGACTATATAATCAAAGTTTTGAAAAGATTTTCTGACGCATTAAATAATAACGATACGAAAGCGTTGACTGATGCGTTAATGGAAGCAGCATATAACGGCGAAGACAAGAGCTTTGATTCGTTGAAAACCAATTTTGAAAAAGTTGCTGAGGTTATAGACTATGACCAAGCAGTAGGACAAGCTTAAAATTATGATTTCTTTTTTTGTTTTGTTGATTACGTTACTTGTTGCGGCTTTGCCCGTTATAGAACTAAAAGGCGCAATACCTTTGGGGTTGGGACTTGCAGCGCATTACAGTTTGGATATTAATCCATGGGTTTATTTTGTTTTTGCTTTTATCGGCTCGTGCCTTCCGGCGCCTTTTATTATTGCTTATTTGCGTCCTGTTTTGGCTTTTTTGGGTAAGACAAAACTATTCAAAGGGTTGTCGGATTGGGTAAACAAAAGAATATCCAAAAAAGCTTCAGAGCTTAATCAAAAAGCCGATAAAAAAGCAGATGATTATGTCCAAAACCTTGAAGATAATAATGATATCCAAAAGAAATCAGAAGCTAAAAAAAGGCGGCTTGATTGGCTCAAATATACGGCTTTGTTTCTGTTTGTTGCAATTCCCCTGCCGCTGACTGGCATTTGGACAGGTTCCGGAATAGCATCTTTTATGGGCTTAAAAGTGAAGGCTGCTTTGCCCATAGTTGTATTAGGAAATCTAGTCGCTGGTCTAATAGTAATGGCGCTGTCTTTGGCTGGTTTTCAAATCGCAGGAATCAGTTTGATTAATTTTGGTTAATAATTAGATATTATTGCATATAGTACATAATTGATTTTTTTAAGCTTCTTAATTTTTTAAGAGGCTTTTTTGTTTAATAAAGATTTTGGCTTATTTTTGTGAATTTTTTTTATTTTTTTTCGCAAACTAAAAGACTATTTAAAAAAAAGATGTTTAGAAATTGTGATTTGGGAGAATAATCATGAAAGAGTATTTAATCAAGCTTAATGACGAATTAGACAATGAATTAGAACTCCGCGCAAAGTCAAAAGGCGTTTCCAAAGAAGAATATTTGAACGATATCGCGAAACTTTTTTTGTCTTATTCGCATAGTATAGACCGAGAAGATATGAAAAAGGGTTATGAGGAAATGGGAGCAATCAATCTTTCTCTTGCTGACATAGGGGATTATAATGGAAAAACCGAACATAAAAAGAGGTTCAATATATTTTGCCGACCTAAGTCCGGTAGTAGGAAGTGAACAGGGAGGCTTGCGTCCAGTTTTGGTTATTCAAAATGATATAGGCAACAAGCACAGCCCTACCATTATTGCTGCCGCCATAACCAGTCAAATAAACAAAGCAAAGCTCCCTACGCATATAGAAATTAAAGGTGAGCAGTTTGGACTTAATAAAGACTCTGTAATCTTATTGGAACAAATACGAACTTTAGATAAAAGACGGCTAAGAGAAAAAATAGGTGAATTAGACGAAAAAACTATGGAAAGCGTAAACAAAGCGATACTTATTTCTTTAGGATTTTTCTAAGAGAAATCATATAAAAAGCACAAAAGAAAACCCGCTATTTTTATAGCGGGTTTAGTCTTTTTTATATAATTCTTTTAAATCCTAAGCTATCCATAAATTGTAAGAAAGCCTTGTTGCCTTTGTCATCATCCTTAAATATTGCAACACATTTCAAGATTTTTTCGCAGGCTTTGTTGATATAATTTTCAATAGCTTGACCTGCGTCTTCATCGCTCAAATTAGTTCCATAATCATTAATTAGCTGAGCGATCATTCCAGTATGATGTACCAAAGGATGATTGGGATCGCTTAGTTCTTTTAATTGTCTTTTGCCAAGCAAAAATTCTTTAATTCCCTCGGCTTCTTTGGATAGTCTGCCAGGCAAAATAAATACGCCCATTGCTTCTATAAGTCCGATGCCTTCTTTTTTGATATTTTGTAAATCAGGACTTACATGGAATATTCCATCAGGATGAGCTTCATCACAGCGGTTGTTTCTTAAAATTATATCAAGAGAATATTCGCCGTCTTCGTTAAATCTTGCAATAGGGGATACAGCGTTATGCCGTTCGTCTGTATATGCAATGATGTTGAGTTCTTCATTGCTGTAATCTAAAAAATGTTCCAAAATATACTCAAACAGTTTTTCTAAAGACTTGCGGTTTTGGCTTTCTATTCTTATGACACTGTTATACCAGTCAGGAATAAGTATTCTTACATCAGGATAATCTTCTGATGAAAATCTATATTTTACCTTAGCTTTATGCAGCGGCATCTTGTATGCTCCGCCTTGATAGTGATCGTGATTTAAAATTGATCCGCCTACTCTAGGTAAAGATGCGTTTGAACCTAGAAAATAATGAGGAAACAAATCAATAAAATCAAACAAACGTACCACTGTGGTTGGATTGACGTTCATAGGTACATGTTCGCTGCTTAGTACGATGCAATGCTCGTTGTAATATCTATATGGAGAGTATTGAAAATACCATTGTTCTTCATTAAGTAAAATAGGTATTGTACGCAGTGTAAGTCTTGAATTATAATCGTCTCTGCCAGGATATCCTTCATTTTCCTTGCATAATTGGCATTTTGGATAGCCTGTTTGAGGCTTTTTTAGCACTTCAGCAATTTTTTTGTTGTCTTTTTCAGGTTTTGAAGTGTTTATAGTTATTTCCAAATCTGCTTTTTCGCAGTGCGCTGTCCATGACAAGTTTGATAAAACTTCTTCATATCTAATATAATTGGATTTTATGCAGTAGTCGTATAAAAACGAACACGCCTCTTTTATGCCTTTTTCATATGCTGTCTGGTCAAACAGATCTATGACAAAAGATGGAGGCGGACACAATAAATCCATAATCTCTGTTTCAAAATTGACTCTTTGATGTTCAGATATTATGTTATTAGCTATAGCATAGTCTGAAAGCTGGGCCAAGATTGGAGCAGGACTTTTCATTTTGGAGATATCTTTTTCGTTTGGATTGGATTTAGATGAAGGTTCATCTAGTCTGAGCTTTGCTAACAACTTGTTTCTGATGTAAATATTATCAGCAAGCGGTAAATATAAATGAGTATTTGCATAACACAACAAGTCCTCTAAACAATCCTGAGGAGAAAATTTAGCCATTAAAAACCTCACAAAATAATTGGATTTATGAACGAAAACGACATATTTAAAATATCAATCGCCTTTTATAATTATATATCATAAGAGATATTTTAGCAATACCAAAAATCTAAGCATTTTTCTATAAACCACAATTTTTTTTGGGAAACTTTTTGCATTTGCCAAACATTGACTAAAAAAACAGTATGTAATATAATGTCAATAATCATTCCTAAAAGGAGCGAGTTATGACACAATTTA is from Clostridia bacterium and encodes:
- a CDS encoding UDP-glucose--hexose-1-phosphate uridylyltransferase, with the protein product MAKFSPQDCLEDLLCYANTHLYLPLADNIYIRNKLLAKLRLDEPSSKSNPNEKDISKMKSPAPILAQLSDYAIANNIISEHQRVNFETEIMDLLCPPPSFVIDLFDQTAYEKGIKEACSFLYDYCIKSNYIRYEEVLSNLSWTAHCEKADLEITINTSKPEKDNKKIAEVLKKPQTGYPKCQLCKENEGYPGRDDYNSRLTLRTIPILLNEEQWYFQYSPYRYYNEHCIVLSSEHVPMNVNPTTVVRLFDFIDLFPHYFLGSNASLPRVGGSILNHDHYQGGAYKMPLHKAKVKYRFSSEDYPDVRILIPDWYNSVIRIESQNRKSLEKLFEYILEHFLDYSNEELNIIAYTDERHNAVSPIARFNEDGEYSLDIILRNNRCDEAHPDGIFHVSPDLQNIKKEGIGLIEAMGVFILPGRLSKEAEGIKEFLLGKRQLKELSDPNHPLVHHTGMIAQLINDYGTNLSDEDAGQAIENYINKACEKILKCVAIFKDDDKGNKAFLQFMDSLGFKRII
- a CDS encoding type II toxin-antitoxin system PemK/MazF family toxin; the protein is MEKPNIKRGSIYFADLSPVVGSEQGGLRPVLVIQNDIGNKHSPTIIAAAITSQINKAKLPTHIEIKGEQFGLNKDSVILLEQIRTLDKRRLREKIGELDEKTMESVNKAILISLGFF
- a CDS encoding UDP-N-acetylglucosamine 4,6-dehydratase family protein, whose amino-acid sequence is SELCRQIAKYNPRQLIILDIYENNAYEIQQELKMQYGDKLNLVVEIASVRDYDKLEILFQKYRPNLVYHAAAHKHVPLMEHNPDEAIKNNVFGTYNVVKLSDKYGVERFVLISSDKAVHPANVMGATKRVCEMIVQSMKDNSKTKFMAVRFGNVLGSNGSVIPLFKKQIENGGPVLVTDKNIIRYFMTIPEAVSLVMMSGAKGENGSVYVLDMGAPVKIDDLARKMITLAGFVPDKDIKIEYTGLRPGEKMYEELILHKDHCRKLDHKIYVEDLANISQDYIIKVLKRFSDALNNNDTKALTDALMEAAYNGEDKSFDSLKTNFEKVAEVIDYDQAVGQA
- a CDS encoding small multi-drug export protein is translated as MISFFVLLITLLVAALPVIELKGAIPLGLGLAAHYSLDINPWVYFVFAFIGSCLPAPFIIAYLRPVLAFLGKTKLFKGLSDWVNKRISKKASELNQKADKKADDYVQNLEDNNDIQKKSEAKKRRLDWLKYTALFLFVAIPLPLTGIWTGSGIASFMGLKVKAALPIVVLGNLVAGLIVMALSLAGFQIAGISLINFG